A stretch of the Glycine soja cultivar W05 chromosome 13, ASM419377v2, whole genome shotgun sequence genome encodes the following:
- the LOC114382295 gene encoding protein phosphatase 2C 77-like yields MEEISSSVAVPFTLGVGNLIQKESAVTTHMEITGLKLMANTAAAALMLNPAVECLKENQVGAALVSEMVIECESNWVLNEGLNQARKEDELMLAVDFQCLHSSSSQSVANGKSDPCREEAALWKSSFSEIDSPIIIKVDDDVDGKSGISKLCPSTKLVEDTVCFAMDITNEDQSGSDESDPRPSAVLLDQLPGENKTWRTSNPNALKLNSGPLWGCSSICGMRQEMEDAISVRPQLFQVSSQMLINDHVNENGKQSLAHFFAVYDGHGGLQVANYCQERLHSTLIEEIETAQSSSAETNGRDDWQDQWKKAFINCFQKMDDEVGGIGASNKGNNSGGSESNIETVAPETAGSTAAVAILSQTHIIVANCGDSRTVLYRGKEAMPLSSDHKPNREDERARIEAAGGRVIHWKGYRVLGVLAMSRSIGDRYLKPWIIPEPEVNIVRREKNDQCLILASDGLWDVMTNEEACEVAKKRILLWHKKYGDNGTTGRSEGADPAAQSAAEYLTKLAIHRGSQDNISVIVIDLKAQRKIKRKP; encoded by the exons ATGGAGGAAATATCTTCTAGTGTTGCAGTACCTTTTACACTTGGTGttggaaatttgattcaaaaggAGTCTGCAGTGACCACTCACATGGAGATAACTGGGCTGAAGCTTATGGCAAATACAGCAGCTGCTGCTTTGATGTTAAATCCGGCAGTGGAGTGTTTAAAGGAGAATCAAGTTGGAGCTGCTCTTGTTTCAGAAATGGTTATTGAATGTGAGAGTAATTGGGTCTTGAATGAAGGCCTTAACCAGGCAAGAAAGGAAGATGAATTAATGTTAGCGGTGGATTTTCAGTGTCTGCATAGTTCAAGCTCTCAATCTGTGGCTAATGGCAAAAGTGATCCTTGTAGGGAGGAAGCTGCGTTGTGGAAGAGTAGCTTTTCTGAAATAGATTCACCAATCATCATTAAGGTGGATGATGATGTTGATGGTAAGTCTGGAATAAGCAAGCTGTGTCCATCAACGAAGCTAGTGGAGGACACAGTTTGTTTTGCTATGGATATTACTAACGAGGATCAAAGTGGATCAGATGAGTCTGATCCTAGACCATCCGCTGTGCTTCTTGATCAGTTGCCAGGGGAGAATAAAACATGGAGAACAAGCAACCCGAATGCTTTGAAATTGAATAGTGGCCCTCTCTGGGGTTGTTCATCAATTTGTGGAATGAGACAGGAGATGGAAGATGCTATTTCTGTTAGACCTCAACTTTTTCAAGTTTCTTCACAGATGTTGATTAATGACCATGTGAATGAGAATGGAAAACAGTCACTAGCCCACTTTTTTGCTGTCTACGATGGACATGGGGGCCTTCAG GTTGCCAATTACTGCCAGGAACGTCTTCATTCAACGTTGATTGAGGAGATAGAGACTGCACAATCAAGTTCGGCTGAAACAAATGGGAGAGATGATTGGCAGGACCAATGGAAGAAAGCATTCATCAATTGTTTTCAGAAAATGGATGATGAGGTTGGAGGAATTGGTGCAAGTAACAAAGGAAACAACAGTGGTGGGTCTGAGTCTAATATTGAAACTGTTGCTCCTGAGACTGCTGGCTCCACTGCAGCGGTTGCCATTTTAAGCCAAACCCACATCATAGTTGCAAATTGTGGAGATTCAAGAACTGTCTTATACCGTGGAAAAGAAGCCATGCCATTGTCTTCTGACCACAAA CCAAATAGAGAGGATGAGCGGGCTCGGATAGAAGCTGCGGGAGGAAGAGTCATACATTGGAAAGGATATCGAGTTCTTGGTGTCTTGGCGATGTCAAGGTCCATAG GTGATAGATACCTGAAACCATGGATAATTCCAGAACCTGAAGTCAATATTGTGCGTCGAGAAAAAAATGATCAGTGTCTAATTCTAGCAAGTGATGGTTTATGGGATGTAATGACAAATGAAGAAGCATGCGAGGTTGCAAAGAAGCGAATCCTTCTTTGGCACAAGAAGTATGGTGACAACGGCACAACAGGACGCAGTGAAGGAGCGGATCCTGCAGCTCAGTCAGCTGCAGAGTATCTAACTAAGCTTGCCATCCACAGGGGAAGCCAAGATAACATCTCTGTAATTGTGATAGACTTAAAGgctcaaagaaaaattaagagaaagcCATAA
- the LOC114382296 gene encoding mitogen-activated protein kinase kinase 2-like, giving the protein MKKGNLGLGLKLSVPVSDQSNFARFLTESGTFKDGDLLVNRDGVRIVSQNDVEAPPPIKPTDNQLTLADIDVIKVVGKGNGGVVQLVQHKWTSQFFALKVIQMNIEESMRKQIAQELKINQQAQCPYVVVCYQSFYENGVISIILEYMDGGSLADLLKKVKTIPEDYLAAICKQVLKGLVYLHHEKHIIHRDLKPSNLLINHIGEVKITDFGVSAIMESTSGQANTFIGTYNYMSPERINGSQRGYNYKSDIWSLGLILLECALGRFPYAPPDQSETWESIFELIETIVDKPPPIPPSEQFSTEFCSFISACLQKDPKDRLSAQELMAHPFVNMYDDLEVDLSAYFSNAGSPLATL; this is encoded by the exons ATGAAGAAAGGAAACTTGGGACTTGGTCTCAAACTCTCAGTTCCTGTGTCTGATCAATCTAATTTTGCCAGGTTCCT GACTGAAAGTGGGACTTTTAAGGATGGGGATCTGCTTGTCAACAGGGATGGAGTTCGAATTGTCTCTCAGAATGATGTCGAAGCT CCACCTCCAATCAAGCCTACAGACAACCAGTTAACTTTGGCAGACATAGATGTAATCAAAGTTGTTGGAAAGGGAAATGGAGGGGTAGTTCAATTGGTGCAACACAAATGGACTAGTCAGTTTTTTGCGTTGAAG GTAATTCAGATGAATATTGAGGAGTCTATGCGCAAGCAGATTGCACAAGAGCTGAAAATTAATCAACAAGCACAATGTCCTTATGTTGTTGTCTGCTACCAATCATTCTATGAAAACGGTGTCATATCAATCATCTTAGAGTACATGGATGGAGGTTCCTTAGCTGATCTGCTGAAGAAAGTTAAAACAATTCCAGAGGATTATCTTGCTGCCATCTGTAAGCAG GTGCTGAAGGGTTTAGTTTATCTCCACCACGAAAAGCATATTATCCACAGAGACTTAAAACCTTCTAATTTGTTAATAAATCATATTGGTGAAGTAAAGATTACTGACTTTGGTGTGAGTGCAATTATGGAAAGTACATCTGGTCAAGCAAATACTTTCATTGGAACCTACAACTATATGTCT CCAGAGAGAATCAATGGAAGCCAGCGAGGCTACAACTACAAAAGTGATATATGGAGTTTGGGACTAATATTACTTGAGTGTGCTTTGGGTCGGTTTCCATATGCACCGCCTGATCAAAGTGAAACATGGGAAAGCATTTTTGAGCTTATTGAAACCATTGTCGATAAACCTCCTCCTATCCCTCCTTCTGAACAATTTTCTACAGAATTTTGCTCATTTATCTCAGCATG TCTACAGAAAGACCCAAAGGATCGACTGTCAGCTCAGGAATTAATG GCACATCCTTTTGTCAACATGTATGATGACTTGGAGGTGGATCTTTCAGCTTACTTCTCAAATGCAGGATCTCCTCTTGCAACCTTATAA
- the LOC114382632 gene encoding uncharacterized protein LOC114382632, producing the protein MYLCIAPGSRPSPVAVAVASHKLITCISCFDERSLAYHAVGYGRGSHIPAVAITSSGTAVSNLLPASPKKVNLVAALVRGMLVKDASMQLESTIKRAAKTVYQVKEFHRRDGFEVASADKMAKSCMVYFEMHLSLRKKIITKAFNGTIIVVEDDKGPERGMPSFNSELPNSNSWVEDVTRVWDPC; encoded by the exons ATG tATTTGTGTATTGCTCCTGGATCTAGACCTTCCCCTGTTGCTGTTGCTGTTGCAAGTCACAAATTAATCACATGTATTTCATGCTTCGATGAGCGTTCACTTGCATATCATGCTGTTGGATATGGAAGAGGATCTCACATTCCAGCAGTAGCCATTACATCATCAGGCACTGCAGTTTCCAACCTTCTTCCTGCT AGTCCAAAGAAGGTCAACTTGGTTGCTGCTCTGGTTCGTGGTATGCTTGTTAAAGATGCATCGATGCAGTTGGAATCGACAATAAAACGAGCAGCAAAAACTGTATATCAG GTTAAAGAGTTCCATAGAAGAGATGGTTTTGAGGTAGCAAGTGCTGACAAGATGGCTAAGTCATGCATGGTTTATTTTGAAATGCATCTATccctaaggaaaaaaataattacaaaagcttttaatg GTAcaataattgttgttgaagatgACAAGGGACCTGAAAGAGGAATGCCGAGCTTCAATTCTGAGTTACCCAATTCCAATTCATG GGTTGAGGATGTTACAAGAGTTTGGGATCCTTGCTGA